In the genome of Stomoxys calcitrans chromosome 4, idStoCalc2.1, whole genome shotgun sequence, the window agtcgggtggtcggtcgatggtgagaattatggggaggtggtttgaccccaaagagatgacggcttacCAGGAGACGTCATTTAGGAGATCAGGaaatgcaattgagatgtctggcgagctgcagcacctcctcgtaatcctagtgggggcatcctcatccacagtgcaaaacgtggagctatctatctgctctgctaaagctatgccacgctggtcgttacctaggggagaatgccatgacgtgtgatgcgcattaaaatcccccagaaccagacgattatggccagatagcaacccacttatgtcggggttgtaagcctggccattaatttGGACACAGTTACCATATGGCGGTATGTACACATggtatagctctatctcagcaataccggacctgactgccaACCCCATGCGCTTCATGTAGGGGTtttagcgccaggcgcaggtgagatggggtctatattgcacggaatgccTTTTTATCCCCACCTTCaatccttgagcgatccttacgtagcacattgtatccgtgacaacgtgcaggtgttggtcagctttgtctcctggatcgctgcgaccgatatactcttccgactcataaagtccacgatctcatcgatcttgccatgcagtccgttgcagtttaactgcaagaacgatacagtTCTCGGCACTgccctggcaatatttgggctgggatgctgccgttgcgtatattgccgtacaggagaggtcggagggtcacatagtccgacgacgatgacgcttgtgacccactgctggctatgttcgcacagcaccttacgatatagccagtatgactatactcccgtagtgaagtgaggccagagcaagatcggaaatgtacccactccatgcatcggttacacctcacctacatcgaccgatgatgaaggcggttctggcaaaccgaacagaaccagggtccggggttcttttcaatcccggcacggaccagaagcgtgcggagaaggcactccgggatgtgcctctaccatgacgaaaaaaaaggacaaacacgtacactaaggcggcagcccttgccgatgaggattccatcgggtcaatccggtgcgtacaaccggttgccatgggattgcagacccccagggatctgggtctcagtcgagtgggtctggctgcctggttacaatcgggacgtACATCGTGCACAtcggcatcaattcttgctctgtaagagttgaggcggctgcatctgccgtaatgtaattgagccaaaactactctggtttgccgggggaggtcaatttctgcaGGTGCattgggaggcggtcgttctccaaggaccatatTCACCCGGTACCTATTTACCTCacctgctaccgtgtctgcatgaatgttgtctagacccgcttgatatgccgtttGATCTAGAATttatctcttgtagcgctgaacctaaACGCTTCTGGGCTTTAGATACCTAGCCACATGATGAtgattggatggtctctgctatAACAGCTCAGAAGATATTGCTTAGCCAGCATGTAGTTAAGGTAGCACGCGTAGGTTCTTtgcctcctgatggaggtgattcacatgagaactgaggagactgcccgtcgcagttcgaagggcggcattctgacagatctgaatattactTCACTGCGTTTCACAAAGccgacgagaccacactggtgctgcattacttaccacagaccgatcaattgctttgtacgtggtcaacaaggcttctttgtcagcaccccaagtgctgctggcaagtgacttgaggaccttgtttccaaTTTTGACTTTATCGTGTCTACTTTTAAGGTATTCGTGTGAAGGTTTATAGTCCACATAAGTGGATATAGTCCCTCTACTGACCCATCTGTGTAGATATACAGATCCCAAGACTATCACATTTCGGAATTATTGCACCAGTGATCAGCCATTTATCATAGAAATGGAAGTATTTTCTTAGACTTCATTGCAGGGATTGTTGGCAAGCGATTAGAGTAGCTTTTTCCTGTTTGACTTTGGCACAAATAGCAGTTCCATGGGTTACGTCGTTTTTCGTCGACCATTAGCGTTTTCTTTGTTGCTAAAGGCAACCTATTTAGCAACATTATCAAAAACATAACAGAGACCAATTATGGTAACGACTTGTTGTTAACATTTGGCTTAAGTTTTTACGGAAAACTAGGTTCGCAAAAAATTAGTTTCAGTATTCAATCGAAGGTTTGAAAAGTTTGGAGGCAGTGAGACCGAATCTTAAAAAACTCCAAGTTGTGGAAACGGTTATTTAAAGCAGGGACTAAAACAGATTTCTGTCCACCTATATCAACACCAACTGAGGCTACAATTAACTTCAAATCTGGTACCTTCACAATCGGGTGCATTGTGCTCTTAAATTTCCTATTTTGTCTGGAGGAAAttcttctaaattttttttcgcgaAACAGATTGAAAGTTCCCTGTACAAAGCTGTGGCCAAACACCGAGACCAATTGCAAAGTGAACATGAAGCCAAGCTGAAACATATGAAAAATCTTCTCAAACTTcgttacaaacaaaaaatgttgattGTGAGTTgcgtatttaagaaaatttgaaaatgggAGCTTAACCTGTCATACAAATTGCAGCAATTATCAAGTCAAGGATCTGAAGAACAAGCCAATGAGGCACGTAAGTTGAGTGAGaacattgaaatgaaattgaaaaactttGAAAGTAAACAACTGGAATTGTTGGACAAGTTGAGGCAGTCCTCTTTGGAACTACACGAGGCCCAGAGACAATTGCATGCTAGGGTTGAGGTACACAAAGGGGAGGAGGTAAGAAGACGTTTAAAATTCAGTGTTCaggtaataataaaaaaatgtatggcTTTAAAGCAATGTGCCCAAAGGAGAGATCAGACTACTCAGCCAATGGATAAATCGAAGAAATTGCAAAAACAACTTTCTCAAATGATTCCCGATGAAGAAAATGAAGGTGTTGAGGTGGCAACACAATATTCAGCTATGGAAAATTCTCCGGAGGTTTCAGTGCCAATGCCTATAAGACCAGATTTGAAATCATCTGTAATAACACCCAGAGATCAAAATGTCGAAAGAATTATCAATGAAACCAAGTAAGTtgaaaactttgaatttttccTCAAATTATTTTAACCTTTTTAATCATAGACTACGCCTGCAGCAACTGGAAACCGAAAGCAGTTGTTTGGAGAAAGATTTCCAAAACTATTTGGAGCGCAGAAATAGGGAAAATAAATGTCGGCAGGAGGCCACATATCAACTTATTGaacaaagtcaaaataaaacctCCCAAATGCTGCAAACCATTGATCAAACTAAAAGATCCCAAGTGACCTTTAGTGAAAAAAGTCCTTCGAGGGGAACAAAGATGAAATTTCCCTTATTCACCGAAGAAGATTTGGATTTAGATGAAGAATTCCAGAGATTGAAAGGCAAGCTTGCCCTGACACAATCCCTAATGGAGACGACTACCATGAACGGAGGTAGTAGTAGTTCTACCTCCAAGGATTTAAAAAATGCCATACGAGATGCCAAAgagaaatttttcgaaaatgagCTCATTTTCCGCCAACACAAAGAAAGGGAGCTTATGCGAAAAAGTTCGGGATTTGGAGAACATAATTCATCATTTCCTTATAATTGCGATATGGCATCCAGTGAAGCTGTGCCACAATCTAGAGCTGATCAAAGAATAGATTCAACATTTGCTTTGGATTTGaatagaaataaagaaaaaggcTTGGTGACAACGTCCAATGAGATGCCTGAGCAGCCCAAGGATTCTAAAAAGTCCCCACGCAGAGAATTGTTTCCCAAGCAATCAAAGGAAGAGGAATTTAAGGTTCCCATGGCCAAGAACACAAATCTACGACAAACCATAGACGATTTGAAGTCATATACCCAAAATAAAGAAAGCAAAGAAGACAAGTCCTCAGAAAGCAGTGAGGAATTAATCAAACAATCGATGGCCAAAATGAAACAGCTTTTCGGGAAGGACCCTTGCACCAGCAAACAAGCAGAGACATACAATCAAATCCACAAAAATGAAACCAAAGATAAAGTCAACTATGTTCCCTTGCGGGATATATTGAATGAAAAACCCTCCGAACTTAATCAAACAACCTCCTCGTCCATAACCACAACAACAAGTGCAGCTACTACAACTACCTCGGCCAGCACCATGGATGCTGTGGCCAAGCGACAATTGGACATGTTGGAATCCATTTCAATACCACCAACAACATATTTGTCCAGCCGCATGACACAGGAAGTTGAACAAATTCAAAACGATCACATATCAAAGCCTTCCACTTTGAATTTGACTATGACCAGTGATAGCGAAGAAAGCTCAAGCTCGGATGTTAAGGAAAATCAAAATTCCGATCAGGATATAAGTGAAATATCCAGTGCAGCAGAAGTTGCTGAGCCCTTGGCAAATGTTGTACCAGAGTTGCTGATTACAACACGGGGCGATAGTTTAGAAATTGGCGAAGTCTTGAGTGAAACCCAAACTGTCTTCGCTCCCTTATCCAAAGTGAGCAGTAGTGAGGGGTCAAGTAGTAATGCCTCTGATTTTGATCTCTCCTTGGAAAGAAGCAGTGGCAAACAAAATAAGGCAAAAACAAGCGATGAAAGCGAAGGAGAGTTTTGGGCTTAAAAAAGGGTGTACTTCGACAATAAAACTAATGGTTGTTCTTTATGTTACAATTTGTGTTTTAGAGCAATATTCTtgaaagaaatcaaaaaatcgaatattttgttgaaaaatttaaGCAATCGATGTTTCATTTCATGTCGGAGAACTTAGGTCAATTGTGTTCTCTTTTTGGAAGAAGGtaaaaggcgtgctaagttcggccgtgccgaatcttgggaacctaccaccatggattctgccaaaaatttatacaaactaaccAACAAAATCaatgcttctaggaaccgaaccaggataatcgagagaccggtttaagtgggagctatatcaggttatagactaatttgtaccgtacttggcttAGTAGTAGGAAGtcgaacaccgcatgcaaaatttcagccaaatcggacaaaaattgcggcttgtaagtgcataagaagtcaaatcgggagatcggtttatatgggagctatatcaggttatagaccgttttatatcgtacttggcacagtagttggaagtcataacaaaacaaacaaaacactacatgcaaaatttcagccaaatcggacaaaaatttcagattccaggggctcaagaagttaaatcgggagatcgatatataggggagctatatcaggtaatataccgatttataccgtacttggcacagtagttggaagtcgtaacagaacaccgcatgcaaaatttcagccaaatcggacaaaaattgcggcttccaggggctcaagaactcaaatcgggagatcggtttatatgggagctatatcaggttatatatcgatttggactgtacttggcgcagtggttggaagtcataacagaacaccacgtgcaaaatttcggccaaatcggacaaaaattgcgtcttgtaagggctcaagaaggcaaatcgggagatcggtttatatgggggctataccaggttattgaccgatttagaccgtactagacacagttgttggaagtcataacagaacaccgcatgaaaaatttcaggcaaatcggacaaaaattgcgtcttgtaagggctcaagaaggcaaatcgggagatcggtttatatgggggctatatcaggttattgaccgatttagaccgcactagacacagttgttggaagtcataacagaacaccacatgcaaaatttcagtcaaatcggacaaaaattgcggcttgtaattgctcaagaagtcaaatcgggagatcgatttatatgggagctatatcaggttatataccgatttggaccgtacttagcacagttgttggaaatcataacagaacagcatatgcaaaatttcagccaaatcggacaaaaactgctgcttgttagggctcaagaagtcaaatcgggagatcggtttatatgggagctatatctaaatctgaaccgatatggcccatttgcaatccccaatgatctacatcaataagaagtatctgtgcaaaatttcaagcggctagctttacgcattcgaccgctatcgtgatttcgacagacgaacggatgggcggaccgacggacatggctagatcgactcaggaagtcgagacgatcaagaatatatatactttatggggtcttagacgaggtgttacaaacggaatgactagtttagaATATCCCCATCCaaaggtggtggatataaaaatgatgAATTTTCCGGCACTGGCTCCCGAATGTTTTAGATGCGGTGCTTGTGATCCACTGCAGACTACGTTGACATAGCCCCTTGCAACGTAGTCGATACGACTGTACTCCCGTATTGTTGTAAGGCAGAGCAAGATCGAAAATGCTCCTACTCCATACGCAGGGTTACATTTCGCTAAATTCGATCGACGATGGAGACGGTTGTGCGTAAGGAGCAGACACTGCGGGATATGATGAAAATAGGCCAAAAGACatacattgaggcggcagcccctgATAGATAAAAACTTAATCGGGTCCATCCGATGAACAGAGCCGGCTGCAATGGGGTCTGTTATGTTCAGAAACGATTTGAGTGACATTCCAGTGGtattaagaaacaagtaaaaacgtgttaagttcgggcgtgccgaactttgaatacccatcaccatatatcctcccttttttataccctccatcataggatgggggtatacaaatttcgtcattctgtttgtaatacctcgaaatatgcgtctaagaccgcataatgtatatatatattcttgatcgtcatgtcattttaagtcgatctagccatgtccgttcgtctgtccgtccgcctgtctgtcggtcgaaagcacgctaactttcgaagtaaagctaagcgcttgaaattttgcacaaatactttttattagtgtaggtaggttgggattgtaaatggaccaaatcggtccatgtcttgatatagctgccatataaactgatattgggtcttgacttcctgagcctctagaaggcgcaattctcgttcgatttgaccaaaaatttgcacgtggtgttttggtatcacttccaactaagtgtgctaagtatggttgaaatcggttcataacctgatatagctgccatataaaccgatctggggtcttgagttcttcagcttttagggggcgcaattgttatctgatttggctgtaattatgcacatggtgttttggtatcatttccaataacagtgctaagtatggttcaaatcggttcataacctggtatagctgtcatataatccgatcttggatcttgactttttgagccgctggagggtgcaattctcatccgatttagcggaaattttgcacgaggtgttttgttatgacttccaacaactgtgctaagtatgacgcaaatcagttcataaactggtatagctgccatataaaccgatctgggggtcttgacttcttcagctttcaggaggagcaattcttatccgatttggcagaaattttgtacaacggcttctcctatgaccttcaacatatgtgtccaatatggtctgaatcgatttatagcttgatacagctcccatataaaccgatctcccgattttgcttcttgagcccctacaaggctcaattcttatccgaatgaattgaactcttacacaatgacttctacaatgttcagcattcaattcatttatggtccgaatcggactatagcttgatatggctccaatagcataacagttcttattcattattctttgtttgcctaaaaagagataccgcgcaaagaactcgacaaattcgatccatggtggagggtatataagattcggcccggccgaactaagcacgctcttacttgttttatcatatcactaccatatccatagttatatctaaataggggctggtctggatcatatttgattcaggtcccgtgAACTCTTATAAAAGTcagagtttcagcgaaattaggcaataaatccgctttttatgacattaagaccctaaattagaatatcgctctatatggtagctatatctaagtaaagtctgatctggatcatattctgGACGGATGACAGGAGGCttgaaacaactcactatttcaaatttcatcgaactcgggtaataaataaagcttttatgggcttcagacccttattcggcagatcggtctatatggcagctatatataaataaagtctgatctgaaccaaatttggatcggatgtcgggaggcttaaaacaactccctATTTCAAATtacagagaaatcgggtaataaataaagtttttaagggcttcagacccttactcagaagatcagtctatatggcagcaatatctaaatataatctgatctgaatcatatttagatcggatgtcgggaggcttaaaacagctcattatttcaaattttagcgaaataaaccttttatgggcttcagaccccttatcggcagattgatGCTGATGTATGACAGATTGGTGctgatatatgacagctatatctaaatacagtccgatctgaaccatatttaggtatgatattgagtggcctaaaactactttttgtttcaaatttcagcaaaatcggttaaaagataaagcttttatgggcttcagaccctttatcgggagatcggtctgtatggaagctatatctaaatatagtcagatgtgatccatatttgggtcgaacaTTGggaaggcctaaaacaacttactgtttcaaatttcagtgaaatttggtaataaatgcagtttatgggcttaagaccctttatcgggagatcggtctatatggcagctatatctaaaaatagtccgatctgaaccatatt includes:
- the LOC106084990 gene encoding kinesin-like protein KIF15-A, which codes for MAEKTESNKANMADLSKIPENEFEKHFHEWMERDDVARGLQAKLRCDLIKNFNKTSLGKQIQAHTMCSTGGSTYRLTMTPLVLALNTLVAEFLYAQNCHFTLSVFCTEVPFRNTLPDFDGMRHYRFSEREIHDIWEAIAGAAVAHKHPLDTQILEDYDKDTSNSLLLLILKSLVNIKPQEMLRKSVEIQTETNATHQEKCSTPVQAGTQRSSARSKSKSSDCMIHLDKFLLILSQKVNEMTQAFESLTQERNLQKPRSKKTLRSREFHSLNRSLDQINVNVKHLVKSKRKSKRMTHIVESIDSLTQQFCKYAVKRELTKKEKNEQNGKLETSLPKGNSKEIQTENEMQEKTYSDWVYEMRNTENGRKFLERIESSLYKAVAKHRDQLQSEHEAKLKHMKNLLKLRYKQKMLIQLSSQGSEEQANEARKLSENIEMKLKNFESKQLELLDKLRQSSLELHEAQRQLHARVEVHKGEEQCAQRRDQTTQPMDKSKKLQKQLSQMIPDEENEGVEVATQYSAMENSPEVSVPMPIRPDLKSSVITPRDQNVERIINETKLRLQQLETESSCLEKDFQNYLERRNRENKCRQEATYQLIEQSQNKTSQMLQTIDQTKRSQVTFSEKSPSRGTKMKFPLFTEEDLDLDEEFQRLKGKLALTQSLMETTTMNGGSSSSTSKDLKNAIRDAKEKFFENELIFRQHKERELMRKSSGFGEHNSSFPYNCDMASSEAVPQSRADQRIDSTFALDLNRNKEKGLVTTSNEMPEQPKDSKKSPRRELFPKQSKEEEFKVPMAKNTNLRQTIDDLKSYTQNKESKEDKSSESSEELIKQSMAKMKQLFGKDPCTSKQAETYNQIHKNETKDKVNYVPLRDILNEKPSELNQTTSSSITTTTSAATTTTSASTMDAVAKRQLDMLESISIPPTTYLSSRMTQEVEQIQNDHISKPSTLNLTMTSDSEESSSSDVKENQNSDQDISEISSAAEVAEPLANVVPELLITTRGDSLEIGEVLSETQTVFAPLSKVSSSEGSSSNASDFDLSLERSSGKQNKAKTSDESEGEFWA